A genome region from Ancylobacter sp. IITR112 includes the following:
- a CDS encoding CerR family C-terminal domain-containing protein: MSPHSAPPSGHEVRSAKTRSQLIDAAIEVIGAVGYEGASTRALAKTANTTLSAIPYHFGGKKELYIAAAHMIADYAAGRFGEAVAVLEDDHVSDKAVRLEQAFTNFLQVILESAEPHFWTSFVARCTYDNDEAFTVIYERAIAPLIERLVRTAAEISDRPPDDEALRLRISAIVMAIVSFRFLRGIMLRAMAWTEIRPGSVDQIEDMVRDLCRGDFLAINRAQ, from the coding sequence ATGAGCCCCCATTCAGCCCCGCCGAGCGGACACGAAGTTCGAAGCGCGAAAACCCGGTCACAGCTGATCGACGCTGCTATCGAGGTGATCGGCGCCGTCGGCTACGAAGGCGCCAGCACCCGCGCGCTGGCGAAGACGGCGAACACCACGCTCTCGGCCATCCCCTATCATTTCGGGGGCAAGAAGGAGCTTTACATCGCCGCGGCCCACATGATCGCGGACTATGCGGCGGGTCGCTTCGGGGAAGCGGTCGCCGTTCTCGAAGACGACCATGTCTCAGACAAGGCTGTCCGCCTGGAGCAGGCGTTCACGAACTTCCTGCAGGTCATCCTGGAGAGTGCCGAGCCGCATTTCTGGACGTCGTTTGTCGCGCGCTGCACCTATGACAACGACGAGGCCTTTACCGTCATCTATGAGCGGGCGATCGCCCCGCTGATTGAGCGCCTTGTCCGGACCGCAGCCGAAATCTCCGATCGCCCCCCCGACGACGAGGCGCTTCGGCTGCGCATCAGCGCGATCGTGATGGCCATCGTCAGCTTCAGGTTTCTTCGCGGCATCATGTTGCGCGCGATGGCGTGGACGGAGATCAGGCCCGGTAGCGTCGATCAGATCGAGGACATGGTTCGCGATCTCTGCCGCGGCGACTTTCTTGCGATCAATCGCGCTCAATGA
- the arcC gene encoding carbamate kinase: MRIVVALGGNALLRRGEPLTAENQRANVRNAAQALAGLIADGHSLIVTHGNGPQVGLLALQAAAGPADGSYPLDVLGAESEGMIGYLIEQELGALAQDRLIATLLTQVRVAPDDPAFGRPTKPIGPVYDEATARRLAAERGWQVAPDGNAWRRVVASPRPLEIMEARVIALLVEHGVLVICAGGGGIPVVERADGSLMGVEAVIDKDFASALLARQLGADMLLLLTDVDAVYADFGTPAARPILQMNPVDISAGSFPAGSMGPKIAAAADFAAQTGKPAAIGRLADALAIVHRERGTWIEV, translated from the coding sequence ATGCGCATCGTCGTCGCGCTCGGCGGGAACGCGCTGCTGCGGCGGGGCGAGCCGCTGACCGCCGAGAACCAGCGCGCCAATGTGCGCAACGCTGCGCAGGCGCTGGCCGGGCTGATCGCCGACGGGCATTCGCTCATCGTCACCCATGGCAACGGCCCGCAGGTCGGCCTGCTGGCGCTGCAGGCGGCAGCCGGGCCGGCGGATGGCAGCTATCCGCTCGACGTGCTGGGCGCCGAGAGCGAGGGCATGATCGGCTACCTGATCGAGCAGGAGCTCGGCGCGCTGGCACAGGACAGGCTCATCGCCACCCTGCTCACCCAGGTGCGCGTGGCCCCCGACGACCCCGCCTTCGGCCGGCCGACCAAGCCGATCGGGCCGGTCTATGACGAGGCGACGGCGCGGCGGCTGGCGGCCGAGCGCGGCTGGCAGGTGGCGCCGGACGGCAATGCGTGGCGCCGGGTGGTGGCCTCGCCGCGCCCGCTGGAGATCATGGAGGCGCGGGTCATCGCGCTGCTGGTCGAGCACGGCGTGCTGGTAATCTGCGCCGGCGGCGGCGGCATCCCGGTGGTCGAGCGCGCCGACGGCAGCCTGATGGGCGTCGAGGCGGTGATCGACAAGGACTTCGCCAGCGCCCTGCTGGCCCGCCAGCTCGGCGCCGACATGCTGCTGCTGCTCACCGACGTCGATGCGGTCTATGCCGATTTCGGCACGCCAGCGGCGCGGCCGATCCTACAGATGAACCCGGTTGACATCTCCGCCGGTAGCTTTCCGGCCGGCTCGATGGGGCCGAAGATCGCCGCTGCCGCCGACTTCGCCGCCCAGACCGGCAAACCAGCGGCGATCGGGAGGCTCGCCGATGCGCTCGCCATCGTGCATCGCGAGCGCGGGACCTGGATCGAAGTTTAG
- a CDS encoding autoinducer binding domain-containing protein, giving the protein MRTWFQRLTDVSSLAQTEQTLKEALAELVQDLGFDCYAYLNVQPVRIFAVSNYAPEWQARYLTENYTKIDPVISMAKEQMKAFAWAAGPPRSLSKSLRRFYSEAGDFRIRSGISIPVRAAFGHMSMLTLASHKPSLCLDTDIDQIAAVTAVAQLHAKMEQQDAEPTASVEIDLKAKQALCLKWSAEGKTMKDIASIEGMRWSPFAGHFGGFAKLGSGVCHAALLMPSQAMWTSSGVLPPRAEWGLVRL; this is encoded by the coding sequence ATGAGAACCTGGTTCCAACGGCTGACCGATGTCTCCTCCCTGGCGCAAACGGAGCAGACGCTCAAAGAGGCGCTCGCGGAGCTGGTGCAGGATCTAGGCTTCGATTGCTATGCCTATCTGAACGTCCAGCCGGTGCGCATCTTTGCGGTCTCCAACTACGCCCCCGAATGGCAGGCCCGATATCTCACCGAGAACTACACCAAGATCGATCCGGTCATCTCCATGGCAAAGGAGCAGATGAAGGCGTTTGCATGGGCCGCCGGTCCACCGCGCTCCCTGTCCAAGTCGCTGCGTCGATTCTATTCAGAGGCGGGTGACTTTAGAATCAGGTCCGGAATCTCGATCCCAGTGAGGGCCGCGTTCGGGCATATGTCAATGCTGACGCTGGCATCGCACAAGCCGTCGCTGTGCCTGGATACCGATATCGATCAGATCGCGGCCGTGACGGCGGTCGCCCAGCTTCACGCGAAGATGGAGCAGCAGGATGCGGAACCGACGGCCAGCGTGGAGATCGACCTGAAGGCGAAGCAGGCCCTCTGCCTGAAATGGTCAGCCGAGGGAAAGACGATGAAGGACATCGCTTCGATAGAGGGCATGAGGTGGTCCCCATTCGCCGGACATTTTGGCGGCTTCGCTAAGCTTGGTTCTGGTGTGTGTCACGCCGCCTTGTTGATGCCGTCGCAGGCCATGTGGACCTCCTCCGGCGTTCTGCCGCCGAGAGCCGAGTGGGGCCTCGTGCGGTTGTAG